A portion of the Mesotoga sp. Brook.08.105.5.1 genome contains these proteins:
- a CDS encoding PIN domain-containing protein, translating into MRHIEATRQIEQFLKFCLFNEVLPITLESASIAATHYAYLRKLGTPLDDIDLLIAGIAIENDMTLVTHNMKNFSRIPGLKLQDWRE; encoded by the coding sequence TTGAGACATATTGAAGCGACAAGACAAATAGAGCAATTCCTGAAGTTTTGTCTGTTCAATGAAGTACTTCCTATTACGCTTGAATCAGCTTCTATCGCTGCGACGCACTACGCATATCTTAGAAAACTCGGAACGCCTTTGGATGATATAGATCTTCTCATAGCCGGTATTGCCATCGAAAACGACATGACTTTAGTCACGCACAACATGAAAAACTTCAGCAGAATTCCAGG